The region aaacactgaacagtGACATTGCGTGTGACTGAGATATCAAGCAGTTGTGACCTTTCTTTGACTTTGCTCCAATCTTCAGCTTGGATGGCCATTTCACCTGAGTGTTAGTTTCTTTCATCAcctgtggagggaaaaacagTGTAattgactgaaaaagaaagtcagaGCAGTCATTATAtgcaacaaagacacacaatacatgcaacacacacattcagtcacaTAGCAGATCTGTTCAATCTTAGAATACAAAGCCTCATTAGCATTTCAAAGGCTTTAATCATCACCTCCATGGAACCAGTAATCACTGGATGCAGAGTGTGGAACAAATGTGACGGATGCTCTTGCTGATCTCTGAACTACAAATAACGAAGAGGCTTATTGCTATAATGATTACAGGTGGCTGTCACTGAGGAACCAGGGTGATGTTTCTGAGTCATTTCATCttcttgtttaaaatgtgtcaaattaGCCTTGATTTTTACTTACTCTCTCGAAAAATTCTTCGCCTGTCTCAGCATTTCCAAGCTTTGGAGCTGAAAGACACAAAtcaagcaaaagaaaagataatGATAAACATTATTGCAATTTTCCACATTGTGGTGATCAGCAGCATCATATTTTCTCCCTTGACAGCAACATAGTGTTAAATAACATACAGGCATGTCATCTTAAATGTTTACTTGGCTCAAATTTGCCAAGTGACTGAAACAAGAGGTTGCCTGGAACGTAAACAATTTTAAAAGGCCATCGCTCCACACTGACATTTACAGGGTAGGGGGGAAGCCGAGGACCGCCCTAACCCCCCTTCATCACTATGGGTTACGCTGGCTGGAGCTGGGGAATGCCAAGAAAACAGTATGGGGTGGAGAGGGAAGGTGGTGGTTGGGAGGGCGACCACAAATTAGCCTAGAGACATCTAATCACGTTGAGGGCATTTGCTGAGGCAAAGACCTCCcacttggtaaaaaaaaaataaaaaattaataatgccAGCAGTTATCATGGagatagaaaataataaataaagagctTACTTCTCATCCCATCATAGTGGCATCTCAAGTGCTGAGTGATGGATTGTCATTCAAAGGATGGCATATACAATATTTACTGCCTGGGCTGCTCAAACAACGACAAAAGCACGGTCCCAGCTGCACATACAATAAAACAACCGCTAGTTATCAGAGCTGAACCCGCTAAAGCGCTTTCCCGTTGAGGGTCTGAGCGAGGACAAACAGGCAAACATCAGCCTCTATCTGCAGAAGCAGCACACTCACAGAAAGAGTCTCCCCAGTAACATCGGAGAGGCATTTGTCACTAAACTGACAAGCAGTGATAACTAACAGAGGCAGTTACCTCTGCTTACCAGACAAGAATGATAACAGCCAAAAAGACTCCTGAATGCATAAGTTGGTACAGGTCATAAATCAAGGTGATACAGCAACAGGAGTTCAGTGGGTGGCAGCTTTACTGATGGTGGCAACAAGCGAGCTGCCAGCTGCAGGCCTTGACAGACACATAGGGTCAGGCAGATAACAAGGACTGTGAGGGAGGAGCACACAGGGAGGCCACTACAGATATAAGCAAAAGAATAAATCTCAGAAAAATCTCTGCCTGTGCTAAACCAAGGAGCCTTGGTGCGTGGTATAGACTGCAATAACAGAATTTAACATCTCACCATACAACATATTCTCCAGCTTCTTCCTGTCGATCCTAAACCTCTCCTCCACACACTCAGGGTCCACACTCTGGCCTGTAGCATCCTCCTGCCCCGGCACTGAGCTTCCTCCTGCGTTGTCCTCttcattgtcttctttttcctctctgtcacgCTGGGCCTCACTGGGCTCAGGTTCAGCCACTGAGCTGGGTCCTATGCTAGTTTCCAAGTCAGGCTGCTGGGGTGCTACGGTGGCCAGGACCGGAGAGCTCTCctcggtggtggtggtggccaTCGCAGGACTGAGCCCtcgtcagtgtttgtgtgtgtgtcagtagtttgtgtgtatgtgtgtgaccaaggagacaggcagggagagaaaaaggggagagaggggcAAGAAACACCCCCCCGtgccttttctttaaattccCCGCCCCCTTGACTGAATTTAGGAGACAAATCTGAATCGTTCTCGCTCCTTCTAAGCTGTTTGAAGCTTGAAGGATCCTCTGTTATGGCCTTGAATTGCCCCGAAGGAAAATCACTTCTTTACTGCAGCACAGGCCATGTCTTCCCTATCTGAATGGTTCCAGACAAACAAAATCTACAACTTTAATTTGGGCTCACTCTCCTCTGAGCAAATCCTCTGTACTCCCTAATGCAACGTCTACAGATTATGTGGATAGATGGTTGGGTCTTATCATGAGACAAGAAGCACATCTCAaccatacagacacacacaccctgcaaaTTCGCACACAGCTAACAAAATAAAGGGGTCATCCAGCTGGGTCCCACTGTCCTtctctgccctccctccccttcctctgaaTGAGACTGCAAGGGCTTTAGATTCCAGAGGTTGGGATGAAGGGGGGTAGTGTGGTGTATCACAGCAGTGGATTGATGAAAAGGAGGCTGCAACAATGCTTTTAATAAGAGAGAAGTAACAGTCACTGGTGGAAGAAGCACCGAGGTCCAACATTTGAGTAATCACACCAATacagaaatgtagaaatgtaaGTAAAAGTGTTGTATTCAACAGGGCTATCAGAAAAAATATACTGAAAATAGTACAAGTGCTTATTCAGTTGAAAAAAATGCCCCTCTCAAGTGCATCAATACCAATACATGAATGTACAAGTGCCACTCGTATGATTCAGAGTAGAGGTTACATAATTTAGTCTATTGATTGAAAACATAATGTTTATGCCCCTGCCACTTGGAAACTGCTGGTTTCTGGTAGCCTTCAACAATACATTACAGTTTATGAACTTATTGTCATTTTTATCTATATTATAGCTATCTGACATATCAATGACAGCACAAAGACTGAAGGCTTTAATCTCGACATTGAGTAAATGTACTTAGTTACTGCTCACAATGTCCTCTAATGTTCAAATCCGTCTGCATCTACTGCCTGCAAATGCATGTGTTTGCAACAAGCTGACTAGCAGAAAGTCATAATCTTTAAATGAATTCCAAAAAGGGACAATTGAGATTGCTGAAATTGCTTAGGAATTATCAAATCCCATCCCTGCTTTAAATTTCTCAAACTTGAGACCTTGAGTACAGACTGAAACAtggataaaaacaaactgctgaatTAGTCAGGTCTAGTGGGAGGCAGTTTCCAGCTCAACTCAGTATTTTCCATATTGTCCAGATAAATTTGGCCTCAGGCGAGTCAGCAAACATTATTTGGCAGTGCAGAAATCTTGCTAACATTATAAATTACTGCAGGCTAGACTTATTTGCCTGAGGATGGCGGTAAGTAAAAGTCATGATGACTGTGTCACCATGGAAACTGGTCAAGAAGTGAATTATTCCAAGTTTAATCTAACTTCACAAGAGCAGATCCCCTCCCTCCAGCCCCCTGTTTAGCCCCATCTGACTGGAAGAGTGTGTTTTTCCAGTGAGTGTCACGGCGTGCGTCACTATTTGACCCATGGGCAAAGCAGAGAAAAGCCGAGCTGTCCTGCAGAGTGACTGATGAACTTTGTGTAGCTTACTAAGGAAACCCCTGAATTTATGAATGACAGATTCATAGATCAATATATTTCTCATACAGCTGTAAATGTATTTACCAGTATCCAACCTCCCGGTTAAAACACAGCATCTTTATTACACATTTACCATAAGGCCTGAGTTGACACTCAACAATAACCAGATGTAAAAAGCATTCATGTGTTATCAGAAAAATGGTGTAACTACattgaaaaaagaatgaaaacaataatattGCTTCCCTTCAGTGAGCTGAATCCCAACAAATTGATGATTGGGAAATTACTGAATTCAGTACATGCTCTTGTTGTTTGCTGATGTCTCCATGTCCTGAAAAAACATAATATTGTTGTCAACTCTTGTGTCAAAAGAATGAATGGGGATCCTCCCGACAGATCGCGAGGCTCTATGACGTATCGGGTCTGTTCTGATatggtctgatgtggtctgatgtggtctgatgtggtctgatatGGTCTGATatggtctgatgtggtctgatctAGTCTGATATGGTCTGATATGGTCTGATAtagtctgatgtggtctgatgtggtctgatgtggtctgatatGGTCTGATCTAGTCTGATCTAGTCTGATatggtctgatgtggtctgatctAGTCTGATatggtctgatctggtctggttgGTCTCGATGCGGCTGCTGTTACTTCCTGCACCAGACGGGGGCGCTGTGACGTAGAAAACGTACCGCAGTACCGGAGAAAACTTCATCTGTTGCGTCACTTCCGTCTCCTTCCCCCGAAACAACAAGGACGCAATTGGTGAAGGATTATTTACAGCCGAGCTCCGACTTCATGTCCCGGTGAAACCACAACAGAGACCTGCGGTCCTCTGCGGTCCTCCGCCGTCCGGGTCGACCCGCCGGAtggactcaaacacaaacatggccGTTCGGATGTAACTCGCTAGTTGGAGCTGCTGTTAAAGACGAACCATGTGGAGGATCCAGGGTTTGGTAGGAAGAGGTGGGAGACAGAAAGgacattttaataaacacatccttttatttatgtttctggGTCTTTACAAGCTAACTCATCCAAATCAAGGTGTATGTCTGAGAAGTCTTTAAAACATATAAATTCAGTTTCTTCAACAAAAGGACGCAGTAGCAGGTATTACATCTCATTTTAGTACATATAAAATGTCCTTAGCGTTTTCTGAATGAAGGTAGTGTTTGTATGATTTGGTTGTGAGGGCCATTAAATGATAAAGTACGATGTGATAACAGAGGGAGGATCCCTAATACCAGGAGTGATACGGGCACATTATATTGTTAGAAGTTGCTTTTAAAGAGCCGGTGATATGcaatcttttatttaaaaaatgcatttcttatAGGTCCCTTTATTAATATCTTACAAAAATATTTAGCCAAACATGAGTTATTTCTTTAATTAGTGTTGATTTTGAGTGCTGAGTgcgtttttgtttgtgtgtgtgtgtgtgtgtgtgtgtgtgcgcacgcgcgcgcgcgcatgtctgtgtgtgtttggacacGCGCGATTTTCGATTAAGTAGTTTAATAAACTTTTAATGTTTAGTATCCAAATATATTATTCTCTCCACCAAATCTCCTTGAAATAGCGGaatttgtgttgtctgtctgtcttttttgcTTTCCCACCTCTCTGCAGTTCTGCATCGATGTCATGGCAGCACACCCCTGCGTCTTCCCCAGAACCACCATGTGGAGGATGAGGTTATCAACAGCTCATCTGTCTTTTCCACCTCCCGAAATTCCTCTGAGAGCAggtaatttcttttatttgtcatgttgttCAGGCCTACCAATACACgcataggaaaaaaaagggggaaacacAAGAAAATCCTCGACCATCTCACTTTGATCTCTCGACTGCTTTGTCTGAAGTAGCCACCAGCCATGTCATCATctaatgaaaagagaaactttgAATTAAAGGCAGACCTCAGATGCTCTCATCATGGCACTCCTTTTTTGTTCGTTTACCCCCTGTCCTCCCCAAAAACACCATCTGCCACACTTTCAATTGGTTGCGTCATCCAGCAGCATATGCTGTGTGTGTCAACAGGGTTAGTtgaggcagcagaaacagagcCATCAACCTTGAACAGTACTTCTTCGCAGATGCTTAAATGAAACAAGACTGTCGCTGTGACATGTGCCTTgtgctgttttcctctcagctctcagAAGGAGCAGGAcggtgagagaaagaaaaaacaaaggacCTTTCAGTTTGGCTACACTGAACTTCCACATTACACAGTACTGGATGCTGTAGGATGGGTATGTCTGTCGGTGTTACATTTACCAAATACGCAATGCCACAGCTTTCGTATTTACTGGCATATCCAGCATAACATTTTGGATAGCATCACTTATTATAAATTGGATGAAATATGTTACAGTGTTTTGGGTGCACCTTATAATGGCTACTAGTATAAAATAGTAGAATGCAAAATATAATTCTGAAAACCAACTTTACCATCAAagcaacagcaaataaaagagCAATTTAACATTGGTAAACCTGTTCTCATATGACATATTATACAAACTCTATGtatttaacataaaacataaatggAGAGCTAACTACCTCCACTTCATGTACCTAGAGCCCTCACATATCCTTCATGTTGGTTTAAGGTAACAGAAGGGTTCCCCACAATCTTGGCTCCCAGCATTCCCCTCTCCCCGCCATTGGGATTTTACTgtcttaaataaaaacaatgatgaGCACTAATTTACAACTACACAATGCTTCTGATGTATCTCCTCAGGGGTCTGCAGCAGTGCTGTTTATGCAGGTCTGCAGGAGGATCCACTCTCAGTTCTCTTCAGGAACGGAGCCTAATCAGACCCCTGGATCCTCGACAGCCCACCCCTTGCTGCGGAGGTGTGACTACCGTGTCCTGCTGAAAAACTGTGAGTTCTTATGGTGTCAGCCTAATAAACCAGACCATTTCTTCTTAaacccattttctttttaatttctggATTAGCCTCCTGACACTGTCTAATTGCTTCTCTCTGGGTTGTACAGTATGCAGATATGATGTCTTGCCCCGAGGAAGCAGTGTGTTGTGCCTGCAGCAGGTGCCACAGAGGCAGAACTCAGATCAAATTGCAGatcagtgcagcagcagcagtagtgcAGGTGATGCTGctcagtgcagcagcagtgaacTGACTGCTGACAGTTCTGTCTTTGACCACCAGAGGAAACTGCTGGACCAGATTTCACCAACACCCGGTTTGTTCTAAGCCCGAGCTTGTCATCATTAAAAGTTTGTTTCcagtactttttaaaattgttatttGTGAGAGCTGGAAAATAATGCGTTTTTATTTCAAGGCTCACAGGAAGCTCTTCCCTTGACATCCCAGAATgagccaaaacaaaatgaccCAAAGATAAACTGTGCCAATGACAAGGTGAGTGTCAACTTCCTTTCAGTTTCTGTGAAGTTTACTTGAATGACAgcatcttcttttttcttattacaAATTATTTACCGACTTCTCATTTAATCttaactgttgttgttttctttttgttttttgtttttttataaaaatgtctCCAGGACATATTGCCTGATGAGAGGCTGGCAGGAGCATTAATCAACTTCAAAGAAGTGGGGGAAAGCAGCATCCCCGTTATCCTCAACATTATTGGTAAGGATTTATTGACGCAATTAACCATCAAATCATTTACATACTCTTATTGCTACTCAAGGTTcctatgtttttgttgtgcttcgttaatttttttattctttttaagaCAATGCCTTCATGTGTCTTTTTATGGCAGGTATAGAAAGTGCCAAGGCTGAGAGCTACAAGGAAGCTTTTACCTGTTTTCtagctgcagctcagcagggTTACAACAAAGCCCAGTTTAATGTGGGTGTGTGCTATGAGAAGGGCAGAGGAGTcaccaaagacaaagagaaggtAAGACTACAGACTGCACCCTTCACTTTCTTAAGTGCTTTGTTGATATGGAAATTATCATATTTACTCTCTATATAAGAGTGCAGTcttagaatttttttgtttttttgttttgtttcctttccagGCTCTGCATTACTACTTGCAGGCAGCAGTCACAGGTCACGCACAGGCTCAATACCGCTATGCAAAGCTGCTCTTGACCAGCAGGGGGAATCAGAGTTTAGAGCAGCTGTCCATAGCTATCAACCTGCTGGagcaagctgctgcagctggacttACTAAGGTAGGATTCATTACAAAATGTGGTAAACTCTGTAAATCTGTCAGATCAAACTCCACTAGCACTACCACTGTCATCAAACTGCATATTTCCATTTCCTGCATCACCAGACTGTGATAAGAAAACTTATAAAATCTCTCTTCAACAGTAATCTTATTTTGTCACTGTTCTTAAAGCTGTTGCTAACATACCATCAACTTATTTTAAGCTTAATTTAGCAATCTAATGTACAAGCTAGGGCACTAGAGAGTGAAAAAATTattcctctttctgtgttttcttgacAGGACCTTCAAAATGTAGATTATTATGATACTCTCCATTGAACAACTTCATATCTTCAGCCAATTCATGCAACATTGCTCAAAACAGTTTCTGCAGACTAAGACCACCTCTCCCCTTTTATATACGTACCTCCCTCTTCAGGCTCAGGTTTGCCTCGCCTCAGTCTTCTCTCAGGAGCCAGTGAAAGATGGGACTAAGTCTGTCAAGTACCTgaagatggcagcagagagcGGGGTAAGTTCCCTTCTAGATGCTTCTAGAGTTTATCAATGGCTTTACGGCTGAGATTCCATCCCTGCCTCCAAATGTATTACGTCACTCACTCTGCATCCTCTGCAGACATGTTGAAGTAATACTGTCAATTATTATTTACTATTCCCTGCCAATTATCTCAGTTCTGAGTCACACTAAGCTattgtaaatgttttaacagtGACATTTGCACTCCCATGCACATACCACTGTAAACATCATTTTGCATTAagtttcctctttgtctctgtcccaAATGGTAAGTCTAATTCTTATCCATTCAGGACAAAGTTGTAAAAGGTGGGGGGGTTTGTTCTCAGGATGACACTGCTCTGCTGTTCCTGGGTTATTGTTACGAGAATGGCTTTGGGGTACAGCAGAACGTGAGAACAGCAACTGGATTCTACAAACGAGCTGCTCGCATGGGCAATAAACGGGCTCAGAGGTTACTGATGACCCATAacagcaaagacacaaatgGTAAGCGCACACAGTCCTTAAAACAGATTTGTAGTTGTCTCTGCCTTTTGTTCACTTATTGCTGGTGACATTGCATTGGATAAGCTTTAATGAGCCAAGATAATAACTGTGAGAATGAACAATTGAATTCTCCTttcccccccctctttttttttttttttttagctgaagATGTAGTGTTGCGCTCCATTCGTTCAGctccctgtttctctgcagccagCCGTCAACTTCAGCAGCCGTTCTCCTCTTTGGCCAGTGATATCTCCCCCTCCATCAGTCACTTCACCACTCTTCCCCTGCTGCCTCACTCATGGAGCACTGGGAGCCTGTGTGCCCCCCCGGGGCTCCTGCCCACACCTTCTCAACTGTATCCCCACAGCACAGAGAGGGGAACCTGCCAGTGGACTTTGGGGATTGGATAGTTACTCTGAGCCATCACAGGCCAAACTGAAGAATGTTTTCAGTGTAGATGTTTTTTTCAACAGAGGTTAACGTGTATTCATTCGTTTATTTAGTTTCAACCACTTATCACTTATTACTTATCTtgctgggggtgctggagccaatcccagctcccaacaaccactcacactaagacctacagacaatttagagtcaccaattaacccaagcattgtgtctttggatggtcagaagaaactggagtacctggaaacccacgcaggcaagaactatgccgctgtgctgtcTGTCAAAGTATATCAATTTTGCAATTATTGTGAAGTCTGACTTGGTATTAGCTTATTCTTTACTTGGTCAATCATGTTAATatattgtaatatatttttttaagtcaaaatgACTTGGGGATTTTAAGATCTAACACCATCATGTCTGAGAGACGGAGGCAGATTTCTGAATCAGAAAATCTGATATATGTGCCTTTGAGAATCCCAGTTGGCTGCTGGTTTCTCCCTCCACTAATGGATTAGTCATAGTATAAAAAGGGGTAAATCCTAATTTGTGTCTCCTGCAGAATGTATTTCTGGGTTTGCACTGCTGAAACTGTCGCAGTTAGCCTCCGTTAATAGAGCTGCTGAGGTGAATTTATTTCTCTAACTGTAAAAGCTGTTGAGAGGGGGATAGTGTGAGCCATACATCCAAAAGTTTGCACTGTGTGGAGGAcgtttttttaataaaatatataatataagtAAACTAACTAAAAAGCTGTGTACCTCCTAAGTTTAGCCTGGACTCCTCCTCCTTAGAAATAACTTTACACATGAGCAGGCCACACCTGCCTGTGTTTCAGTCTGAGCAATGTGAACCATTCACAGTTCTCCGGTCCGCTGCATGACGTCACACCCGATGATGTGTGATTTCATTACCTGAGTTGCAAAATAACTCCGGTGGATTTATTAGGGCTGCGTCTCTCATCCGCTCACCGAGCGTCCTGCGTCCGCGGCTGTGATTGGCCGGCGGAGCGGGGAAGCTCCGCAGCGCCTCGCCGCTCCGGGATCCTCTGGCGCAGAGAGGCGGCAGCTCGGCCGGCAGCGAGCGAGCGAGCGGGCCGGGAGGAGGGCGGATGGTGTGATGCTATCCAATACGGGCGGACTGGCTCTTAAAAAGCGGCCGTCGGCCTCGGCCCCTGCTCACTCAGTGCGTCcccgtgtgtgtgcgcgtcgTCTTGGGAGCGGAGGCTGACCGAGGAGGTGAGTGGACGTAAATAGGTGCTCTGGTTGGGATGGGCTCCCCTCCCAGTGCGGCGGAGCCggggatggagagggagaggcggGCTGGGTGTTGAGGATTCACCGCTTCTCCTCACTCATCGACAGCTTCACGCTTCTGTAATATTGCCAACTCCACCTATTCACAGGCCCCGCTCGGCAGATGTAAAGATGACCTCATGCCGTTTAAGATAA is a window of Echeneis naucrates chromosome 10, fEcheNa1.1, whole genome shotgun sequence DNA encoding:
- the dele1 gene encoding death ligand signal enhancer isoform X1; translated protein: MWRIQGLVGRVLHRCHGSTPLRLPQNHHVEDEVINSSSVFSTSRNSSESSSQKEQDGERKKKQRTFQFGYTELPHYTVLDAVGWGSAAVLFMQVCRRIHSQFSSGTEPNQTPGSSTAHPLLRRCDYRVLLKNLCRYDVLPRGSSVLCLQQVPQRQNSDQIADQCSSSSSAGDAAQCSSSELTADSSVFDHQRKLLDQISPTPGSQEALPLTSQNEPKQNDPKINCANDKDILPDERLAGALINFKEVGESSIPVILNIIDNAFMCLFMAGIESAKAESYKEAFTCFLAAAQQGYNKAQFNVGVCYEKGRGVTKDKEKALHYYLQAAVTGHAQAQYRYAKLLLTSRGNQSLEQLSIAINLLEQAAAAGLTKAQVCLASVFSQEPVKDGTKSVKYLKMAAESGDDTALLFLGYCYENGFGVQQNVRTATGFYKRAARMGNKRAQRLLMTHNSKDTNAEDVVLRSIRSAPCFSAASRQLQQPFSSLASDISPSISHFTTLPLLPHSWSTGSLCAPPGLLPTPSQLYPHSTERGTCQWTLGIG
- the dele1 gene encoding death ligand signal enhancer isoform X2; this encodes MWRIQGLVGRVLHRCHGSTPLRLPQNHHVEDEVINSSSVFSTSRNSSESSSQKEQDGERKKKQRTFQFGYTELPHYTVLDAVGWGSAAVLFMQVCRRIHSQFSSGTEPNQTPGSSTAHPLLRRCDYRVLLKNLCRYDVLPRGSSVLCLQQVPQRQNSDQIADQCSSSSSAGDAAQCSSSELTADSSVFDHQRKLLDQISPTPGSQEALPLTSQNEPKQNDPKINCANDKDILPDERLAGALINFKEVGESSIPVILNIIGIESAKAESYKEAFTCFLAAAQQGYNKAQFNVGVCYEKGRGVTKDKEKALHYYLQAAVTGHAQAQYRYAKLLLTSRGNQSLEQLSIAINLLEQAAAAGLTKAQVCLASVFSQEPVKDGTKSVKYLKMAAESGDDTALLFLGYCYENGFGVQQNVRTATGFYKRAARMGNKRAQRLLMTHNSKDTNAEDVVLRSIRSAPCFSAASRQLQQPFSSLASDISPSISHFTTLPLLPHSWSTGSLCAPPGLLPTPSQLYPHSTERGTCQWTLGIG